The Vibrio crassostreae genomic interval ACAACTATGAAGCTGAACGTGAACAGTGGAATGACGCTAACAACGTACTAACAGTGAAGCCAGGTACCGTGATTGGCTATGAGCGTAATGTTTACACCAATGAGAAATACGACAAAGCGGGTATCGAAGTTCTAACGATTCCTGGCAACGAGCTAGGCCGTGGTCGTGGCGGCGCACGCTGTATGAGCTGCCCTATCGAAAGAGACGGTATCTAAGTCAAAGAGCTCAGTTAAACGAACTCAATAACTTATCTAGGCCAGTATTCATTTACTGGCCTTTTTTATTAAATTAATAAAATAAATATTCACAAATATAGCATCTTTATGTTTAACTGAGTTCTTCATTGATTCTATATTCGCAAGGAGCGAGAGATGGCCTTTAATCTTCGCAATCGTAACTTTCTAAAACTTCTCGACTTTACTCCTAAAGAGATTCAGTTTTTACTCGATCTGTCTGCTGATCTAAAAAAAGCTAAGTATGCAGGAACAGAGCAGAAAAAGCTTAACGGTAAAAACATCGCTTTGATCTTTGAAAAAGCATCAACACGAACTCGATGTGCTTTTGAGGTAGCGGCCTTTGATCAAGGTGCTCAAGTCTCTTATCTAGGCCCTTCTGGTTCTCAGATTGGTCAGAAAGAATCAATGAAAGATACGGCTCGTGTATTAGGTCGTATGTACGACGGCATTGAATACCGTGGCTTTGGTCAAAGCACTGTCGAAGATCTTGGCGCATACGCTGGTGTGCCGGTTTGGAACGGCCTAACCGATGAATTCCATCCGACTCAGATCTTGGCTGATTTCCTCACTATGCTTGAGCATGGTCGCGGTAAACATCTACATCAAATCAGCTTTGCCTACCTAGGTGACGCTCGTAACAACATGGGCAACTCACTTTTAGTCGGTGCTGCGAAAATGGGTATGGATATTAGCCTTGTCGCGCCAAAAGCCTTTTGGCCAGAAGAACAGCTCGTTGAAGAGTGCCAAGCTATCGCGCAAAGTACAGGTGCTAAAATCACGTTAACCGAAGACGTTGCTGAAGGTGTTAAAGGTTGTGATTTCCTTTACACCGATGTTTGGGTCTCGATGGGCGAGGCGCCAGAAGCTTGGGACGAACGTGTTGCTGTTATGACGCCTTACCAAGTGAATATGGAAGTTATTAAGCTCACTGGTAACCCTCAAGTGAAATTCATGCACTGCTTACCTGCTTTCCACAACAATGAAACCGTAATCGGCCAGCAAGTCGCAGACAAGTATGGAATGAACGGTTTAGAAGTCACTGACGAAGTCTTTGAATCGGATTACTCAATTGTGTTTGATGAAGCTGAGAATCGCATGCACACCATCAAAGCGGTAATGGTTGCGACACTGGGCCAATAGCGAATATTGAAAGTAAACAAAAGCTTGATGTAATCGCTTGCGCTCACAAATTGAAAGCGTATAATTCTCGGCAATTTGTCTGAGAGTAGTGAAAATGACGCCAAGCAATGTTGTGATAAAACATAATGATATTGTGAAAACACATAATAAAATTATGAAGACACCAAATATTGCTCGCAAGCTAACATGCTTGCCAGGCCGTCTATTCTGCTTTTCAGCACTTTTTTAAAGCCTCCCATTATGGGGGGCTTTTTTATGGCCAATACATTATTGTGGGGAAGAAGATCATGGCGAATTCGCTCTATCAAAAGCACATCATCTCAATTCCAGAGCTTTCTCGTGAAGAGCTAGAATTAATTGTTCAAACGGCAGGTCAGCTAAAGGCTGTACCAAACCCAGAACTCATCAAGAACAAAGTTGTTGCCAGCTGCTTCTTCGAACCTTCTACGCGAACTCGCCTCTCCTTTGAAACTGCGATTCAACGCATCGGTGGTGACGTGATTGGCTTCGACAGTGGTGGTAACACTTCTTTGGCAAAGAAAGGCGAAACGCTAGCGGACTCGGTACAGGTTATCTCTTCATACGTTGACGCTTACGTAATGCGTCACCCTCAAGAAGGCGCAGCGCGTCTGGCTTCTGAGTTCTCAAACGGTGTACCAGTTATTAACGCAGGTGACGGCGCAAATCAACATCCAACACAAACGTTATTAGACCTATTCTCTATCGCCGAGACACAAGGCCGCCTCGACAACCTAAACGTTGCATTCGTTGGTGACCTTAAGTACGGCCGTACAGTTCACTCGTTGACGCAAGCGCTAGCGAAGTTCGACAACATCTGTTTCTATTTCGTGGCACCAGAAGCACTAGCGATGCCAGACTACATTTGCGAAGAGCTTGATGAAGCGGGCATCAAGTACCAACTATTGACGGACATGGAAGATGTCATTCCTGAGCTTGATGTCTTGTACATGACTCGAGTTCAAAAAGAGCGCTTCGATGAGTCAGAATACGCGCACATCAAATCAGCGTATATCCTGACCGCTTCAATGCTGGAAAATGCACGCGATAACCTGAAGGTTCTACACCCTCTTCCTCGCGTTGATGAAATTACTATCGATGTCGATAAAACACCTTACGCTTACTACTTCCAGCAAGCAGAGAATGGTGTTTACGCGCGTGAAGCATTACTAGCCCTTGTTCTTAACGAAACGCTGTAGAGGAGAAATATCATGTCTAAAGAGACTCAATTAAAAGTTGAAGCAATCAGAAACGGTACTGTTATCGACCACATCCCAGC includes:
- a CDS encoding ornithine carbamoyltransferase, which encodes MAFNLRNRNFLKLLDFTPKEIQFLLDLSADLKKAKYAGTEQKKLNGKNIALIFEKASTRTRCAFEVAAFDQGAQVSYLGPSGSQIGQKESMKDTARVLGRMYDGIEYRGFGQSTVEDLGAYAGVPVWNGLTDEFHPTQILADFLTMLEHGRGKHLHQISFAYLGDARNNMGNSLLVGAAKMGMDISLVAPKAFWPEEQLVEECQAIAQSTGAKITLTEDVAEGVKGCDFLYTDVWVSMGEAPEAWDERVAVMTPYQVNMEVIKLTGNPQVKFMHCLPAFHNNETVIGQQVADKYGMNGLEVTDEVFESDYSIVFDEAENRMHTIKAVMVATLGQ
- the pyrB gene encoding aspartate carbamoyltransferase, with translation MANSLYQKHIISIPELSREELELIVQTAGQLKAVPNPELIKNKVVASCFFEPSTRTRLSFETAIQRIGGDVIGFDSGGNTSLAKKGETLADSVQVISSYVDAYVMRHPQEGAARLASEFSNGVPVINAGDGANQHPTQTLLDLFSIAETQGRLDNLNVAFVGDLKYGRTVHSLTQALAKFDNICFYFVAPEALAMPDYICEELDEAGIKYQLLTDMEDVIPELDVLYMTRVQKERFDESEYAHIKSAYILTASMLENARDNLKVLHPLPRVDEITIDVDKTPYAYYFQQAENGVYAREALLALVLNETL